The Henckelia pumila isolate YLH828 chromosome 2, ASM3356847v2, whole genome shotgun sequence genome includes a window with the following:
- the LOC140881815 gene encoding uncharacterized protein, translating to MIAAISWVPKGASKSVPALADPPSKEEIEELLKSDVFKIHNDNGNDEEDQDMDFDGLKLGNTDELVNALAAADALGKAPSNSKLETDGLTDALKELDMDNYDDEDDGVELFGSGLGNSYYLSNEMDPYLKDKNDDDSEEEEDITINPEDAVIICARNEDDVSHLEVWIIEDPTAGDINMYVHHDIVIPAFPLCTAWLDCPIKGGEKGNLIAVGSMEPAIEIWDLDIMDAVQPSAVLGGIVEKKKAKKKSVKYKAGSHTDSVLGLAWNKEYRNILASASADKLIKIWDVAAEKCDITMDHHTDKVQAVAWNHFAPQVLLSGSFDHSVVMKDGRVPSHGGFKWPVAADVESLAWDPHTEHSFVVSLENGMVHGFDVRAASSELSSEPKPTFTLHAHEKAVCAISYNPAVPNLLATGSMDKMVKLWDLSTQPSCIASKNPKAGAVFSISFSEDWPFSLAIGGSKGKLQMWDLLSDAAVSGRYGKYAKQHKHPPS from the exons ATGATAGCAGCAATTTCTTGGGTTCCAAAAGGTGCCTCAAAGTCAGTCCCTGCTTTAGCTGATCCTCCTTCTAAAGAAGAGATTGAAGAGCTATTGAAGAGTGATGTCTTTAAAATACA CAATGATAATGGAAATGACGAAGAAGATCAAGATATGGATTTTGATGGGTTAAAGCTAGGTAATACTGATGAACTTGTCAATGCACTAGCTGCAGCTGATGCACTGGGCAAAGCTCCCAGCAACTCAAAGCTGGAAACTGATGGATTAACTGATGCATTGAAGGAACTTGATATGGATAATTATGACGATGAAGATGACG GTGTTGAGTTGTTTGGTTCGGGCCTCGGGAACTCGTATTATCTAAGTAATGAAATGGACCCTTACTTAAAGGATAAGAAT GACGATGACTCCGAAGAGGAAGAGGATATCACTATAAATCCAGAGGATGCAGTCATTATTTGTGCTCGTAATGAGGATGATGTCAGCCATCTTGAG GTTTGGATAATTGAAGATCCCACTGCAGGGGATATCAACATGTATGTACACCATGATATTGTCATCCCAGCTTTTCCACTTTGCACAGCCTGGCTTGATTGTCCTATCAAAGGTGGAGAAAAAG GCAACTTAATTGCTGTTGGATCAATGGAACCAGCCATTGAGATATGGGACCTTGACATT ATGGATGCAGTTCAGCCATCTGCTGTATTGGGCGGTATTGTTGAAAAGAAAAAGGCAAAGAAG AAGTCTGTTAAATATAAAGCTGGCAGTCATACCGATTCAGTTCTTGGACTTGCTTGGAACAAGGAGTACAG GAACATTCTTGCAAGCGCAAGTGCGGATAAGTTGATTAAGATTTGGGATGTGGCCGCTGAAAAATGCGATATAACCATGGACCACCATACAGATAAG GTCCAGGCAGTTGCATGGAATCATTTTGCCCCACAAGTTCTTCTCAGCGGTTCGTTTGACCATTCTGTAGTTATG AAAGACGGCAGGGTACCCTCTCATGGTGGATTTAAGTGGCCAGTTGCGGCTGATGTTGAGAGCTTGGCATGGGATCCACACACTGAGCATTCCTTTGTG GTCAGTCTTGAAAATGGCATGGTACATGGTTTTGATGTCCGTGCTGCTAGCTCTGAGTTATCCTCAGAGCCTAAGCCAACTTTCACTCTCCATGCACATGAAAAAGCAGTTTGTGCAATTTCCTATAACCCTGCAGTCCCTAAT CTTCTTGCTACTGGTTCCATGGATAAGATG GTTAAACTATGGGACTTGTCAACCCAGCCATCATGTATCGCATCCAAAAATCCAAAAGCC GGAGCTGTTTTTTCAATTTCCTTCTCGGAAGATTGGCCTTTTTCATTGGCAATAGGAGGCTCCAAGGGAAAATTGCAG ATGTGGGATCTGTTATCTGATGCTGCGGTTTCTGGAAGATATGGAAAGTATGCCAAACAGCACAAACATCCACCTTCCTGA